In Anomaloglossus baeobatrachus isolate aAnoBae1 chromosome 3, aAnoBae1.hap1, whole genome shotgun sequence, one genomic interval encodes:
- the LOC142297213 gene encoding trace amine-associated receptor 3-like, with the protein MASTIPNCSQFENSSLCSSSHSLGIRLGLYMFFTCSISITIFGNLGIIISISHFVQLHSPTNFILLSLAITDLCLGIFIMPYSMVRTVENCWHFGNLFCKIHYGFDLTLSVISIFHLCIIAIDRFYAVCEPLYYHLRITGAVIKRLIFLCWSIAMIFSLAVVGSNSHVSGIDGYHILVTCFHICPITFNKLWSMVISFICFFIPASIMVGIYVKIFLVSLRHSRIIENKTLADISQNVSKKREHKAAKKLAILMGVFLTCWLPLFVTFLINPFINYSTPSFVFEAFNWFSYINSTCNPILYGFLYPWFRKALSHIVSGRIFDAQSQKNLFPDE; encoded by the coding sequence ATGGCTTCGACTATTCCTAACTGCTCACAATTTGAAAACTCCTCCTTATGTTCCAGCAGTCACTCTTTAGGAATCCGATTGGGGCTATATATGTTCTTCACCTGCTCTATAAGCATTACGATCTTTGGAAACCTTGGAATAATTATTTCAATTTCTCATTTTGTGCAGCTCCATTCCCCTACTAATTTTATTTTGCTATCCCTGGCCATAACTGACCTTTGCCTCGGAATATTTATTATGCCATACAGCATGGTGAGAACTGTGGAAAATTGTTGGCACTTTGGAAATTTGTTTTGTAAGATACATTATGGCTTTGACTTAACTCTCAGTGTTATCTCCATCTTTCACCTCTGCATTATAGCCATTGACAGGTTTTATGCAGTGTGTGAGCCTCTTTATTACCACTTAAGGATTACAGGAGCAGTTATCAAACGTCTTATCTTCTTGTGTTGGTCAATTGCTATGATATTTTCACTTGCTGTAGTTGGTTCCAACTCCCATGTATCTGGCATTGACGGATATCACATTTTAGTTACATGTTTTCATATCTGTCCAATTACATTTAACAAGTTATGGTCAATGGTTATTTCCTTTATTTGCTTTTTCATTCCAGCATCAATAATGGTTGGAATCTATGTCAAAATTTTCCTTGTGTCCCTAAGACATAGTAGAATAATTGAAAATAAAACTTTGGCTGATATATCGCAAAATGTTTCCAAAAAGAGAGAACACAAAGCTGCTAAGAAATTAGCTATATTAATGGGTGTGTTCCTTACGTGCTGGCTACCACTGTTTGTTACATTTTTAATTAATCCATTCATAAATTACTCTACTCCATCTTTCGTTTTTGAAGCATTTAATTGGTTCTCTTACATAAATTCAACATGTAATCCAATATTGTATGGTTTTCTCTATCCATGGTTTCGAAAAGCTTTGAGTCATATTGTTAGTGGTAGAATTTTTGACGCCCAATCTCAAAAAAATCTGTTTCCTGATGAGTAA